In Candidatus Roseilinea sp., one DNA window encodes the following:
- a CDS encoding MFS transporter, protein MQQTIESAQDGLPAIQDSATVLTHLSEARRNLHRLQTVIRFASLATSALVVALPIYSSNFNASGLEKGLLFAIPAFMMAIARPIIGRSMDLYGRKFFLCLGVGILFLAMVLFIFAREFSFRLGGIAIQADASFAVTMLFIARTVQGFGLGTMLLSSYTITADLARQSGRGSSFGYTEEAQYRGGLYGGLVAVPILLLFGFDPTHGLRLNQTVWSVIFVAYALGALYAFFLAVRTVPETRKYALIEAEREVEPRQRIDPQLFILMAIVMLTTASSYGLAPFILTFIQDHLTQNLFLIAMAYIPAALIWAFLPSRLGRVADRVGRKPPMVVGLTMSGLFSLTIPFLSMVFPSVNLAVFALMLFATLEAACYAAAVPAEQAMVADMTGGAQRGIGFGLYTLAQSMGQVFGPLVMGVLYDWDRAGPFLANAVILIIGSLLVVSFLQDPAKRRRSLVSVGK, encoded by the coding sequence ATGCAGCAGACTATCGAAAGCGCGCAAGACGGGCTTCCGGCTATTCAGGACTCTGCAACTGTGCTCACCCATCTGTCGGAAGCGCGTCGCAACCTTCACCGGCTGCAGACCGTCATCCGGTTCGCTTCGCTCGCGACCTCTGCGCTGGTTGTTGCGCTGCCCATCTACTCGAGCAACTTCAACGCCAGCGGCTTGGAGAAGGGCCTGCTCTTCGCGATTCCGGCGTTCATGATGGCCATCGCCCGGCCGATCATCGGGCGCAGCATGGACCTCTACGGCCGCAAGTTCTTCCTGTGCCTGGGCGTCGGCATCTTGTTCCTGGCGATGGTGTTGTTCATCTTCGCCCGCGAATTTAGCTTCCGGCTCGGCGGGATCGCCATCCAGGCCGATGCATCCTTCGCCGTGACCATGCTCTTCATCGCGCGCACGGTGCAGGGCTTCGGGCTGGGCACGATGCTGCTCTCCTCATACACCATCACGGCCGACCTGGCGCGGCAGAGCGGCCGCGGCTCCAGCTTCGGCTACACCGAAGAGGCACAATATCGAGGTGGGCTCTATGGTGGCCTGGTCGCCGTGCCTATCTTGCTGCTATTTGGGTTCGATCCCACACATGGGCTGCGTTTGAATCAAACGGTGTGGTCGGTAATCTTTGTAGCGTATGCGCTCGGGGCGTTGTACGCTTTCTTTCTGGCCGTGCGTACGGTGCCGGAAACGCGCAAATATGCGCTGATCGAGGCAGAGCGAGAAGTAGAGCCGCGCCAAAGGATAGACCCGCAGCTATTCATCTTGATGGCGATTGTCATGCTGACCACGGCCTCGTCCTACGGCCTGGCGCCGTTCATCCTGACGTTCATTCAGGATCACCTCACACAGAATCTGTTCTTGATCGCCATGGCCTATATTCCGGCAGCGTTGATCTGGGCGTTCTTACCCTCGCGCCTGGGTCGGGTGGCGGACCGCGTCGGGCGCAAGCCACCGATGGTGGTCGGCCTGACGATGAGCGGCCTGTTCTCGCTAACCATTCCCTTCCTGAGCATGGTCTTTCCGAGCGTCAACCTGGCCGTCTTCGCGCTCATGCTTTTCGCGACGCTCGAAGCGGCCTGTTACGCCGCTGCCGTGCCGGCAGAACAAGCCATGGTCGCCGACATGACCGGTGGCGCGCAGCGCGGCATCGGCTTCGGCCTGTATACGCTGGCGCAGTCCATGGGGCAGGTGTTCGGTCCGCTGGTGATGGGTGTGCTCTACGACTGGGATCGCGCCGGGCCGTTCCTGGCCAATGCCGTCATTTTGATCATCGGTAGCTTGCTGGTGGTGTCGTTCCTGCAAGACCCGGCCAAGCGACGCCGCTCGCTCGTGAGCGTGGGTAAGTGA